The sequence below is a genomic window from Lolium perenne isolate Kyuss_39 chromosome 4, Kyuss_2.0, whole genome shotgun sequence.
cttgtggcgttcgggagcactaagccaccgcacctctccaacggagattagcactcgcaagagtgtgaacttcgggataaatcttcgtctcccgcgtgcctcggttatctctatacccgagctctttacttatgcactttaccttgtgatagccatcgtgcttgaagttatatatatatatatatcttgctatcacataagttgtttgtgttgcttagcataagttgttggtgcacataggtgaaccattgcttagaataagttgttggtgcacataggtgaaccatattatataggctttgggcttgacaaagcaaacgctagttttattccacatttgttaagcccatctcgtaaaagttttaaaccgcctattcacccccctctaggcgacatccgtgtcctttcagtgagttttcaacccttcgAGTGTGTTTCCTTCAggattgagacaatttgcaatgttggaagcaaatccgagcgggaacatcacacctcggtgGTACTCGccataatctccttttaggcatcggcaatgtgaattccgcgcctcgaaataTATAAtgttttccttgcctttgttcactttgtcattacgatccagttgcaagtgtctgttaacattcaatgttgttGAGTTATGTGCCGACAATGCCTtcacatatatttttctccatgtgcatgatatcaatattatgatgaagcttcttaccagcccaatacggcaagtcccaaagagtggtcgtgtgcttataaaatattctcgatctattattttccatttccttcctcttggtacctGCTGCTACTTCACCCCCTTCTTCCTTTTGGTATCTGCTAAACTCGGtgcatctcctctcttcttccttttgcTACCTGCTACTACTATTGCTGCATCTTCTCTATTCTTCTTTGGTGTACCTGCTGTGGCAgatggtggttttcctggtttaacatttctgaccgtTTCTAGGTgtgcctccaactcgtgactcttaaagTGCTCCGGTTCATTTTTACTATCACTCTTACCACCAATAAATTGAAATTTTTTATTTGTTCGGAAACTGTGACCTGTTGGAAGGAAACGGCggtggcccatatagcatatcttgtttattatcctcactgtCAGTTGATCtgtatcacagtgaacacatgTATTATAACATTATGTTACTCTGCTTGACATAGTGTCAAAggtggataatcatgggtgcaatacactACAACATCACGTAATAggaaattttgttctttaggttgacacacatcccgtgtagggacaccctcccataatgtttgcaagtctctaataagaggctgcatgaacacatcaaaatccttcccaagagatttgggacctgggatgagtaaggaCATCATACAGGtctgatcggtgcatgtccagagAGCCTagttgtaaggtgtaactagtactgaccacatgctatacgagttgctcatgttacCAAAcgggttgaatccatctgtagcaaggccaagtctcaggttccatggatctgcagcaaaatctggatgatctagatcgaattgcttccattcatcgccatcagcaagatgcctcagtaaatcagggtTGAGCGTGAGAATCtatttgtgccatcttgtttctcgagatgtttgttctgaagcaaacaacctccgCAATCTTTGTACACGTGGAAAGTATCTcggaaccttccaaggaatctttttcttcccaccagctccatcatgtttccatcttgattccttacatattGGGCATTCATCGAGATCTTTATAATCCATCCAAAATAGTGCatagttatttttgcaaaaatcaatcttcttaTATCCAAGTCCTGGTACCTTGATATATTGCTTCACCTTATAAAAAGATTTTGAAAGTCCTACCCCGGGGAATGCATCGTTGTATCTTTTCACAACTGCATTGAAggctttattggtaatccccaggtatgacttgtcatgaagtaatttcacaattaatttgaatcttgacacaacagccACTAAGCGCATAGCATCTTCTATCAGATCATGGAAAAGAGACTATTTATGATAACCATGGGgatgttggcttgcatatggatacagatcccatAACAAATTAGTAGTAGCCTCATCTTGCacgagatcttcaggctgataactgatacgtctaatttgcatcactatttgatatcataatttactgttattcattgatatatttcatatttagaggtgatacttatatcaTTTCATCTattttttgcatgtttgatgattattggagaattaaccgTCGGAGCCAGGAATCTGCTGGAAAAAGAACCGTCAAGACACCATATTTGTGAAGACCAACAATCCCCAGCAAAGATACAGAAAATCCTATTCTTCCATGTAAAGAGGCAAGCAGTGGGTATGTTAGAGACGTCGCAAGGACACTCATCCGATTTCCCTTATTGTCCCGCGATGTCATAGGTAAGGCTAGTACATCACTGGCACAGCTCCACCTATAGATGTGTATACTGACAGAGGTCTCACCTAAGGTGCTGAGACAGAGCAATCGCCAGAGTTGGAAGCGGAGGAGAGTTCATGGAGATGGACAAATCGATGAACTCGTGAAGACGGGGGATAGGGACTGCAGTATCCCAGTCCCAGCAACACAGTTCATCAACCACGCGTCTAGTGGTATTGCTCTGATACTACTGCGGACTCTTCTTCCTTAAGTTCCAAAGAATGAGGTTTTGATGCCCTAATTAATGACCTGGTCTTTGAAGAAGTGTTCCCATATAAGAAAGATGATTATGAAGAAATAAGCGGATTTCGTTCGTGGGTGATTAATCTTTTTATCTTTCAATGTCCATCAGAGAAAAAGCTAAAGCTTGGAAATGTATCCCTAAGCTGCTTGCCAAGATGAGGTTACCACATCAAGCCTCTACAAGCAACCAAACACCACCAGACGTGTATCAATCTAACCCAAAACTGCTCATTCAGACAACCAAACAAAATGGCTTTGTACTGCCAACTTTGCGGCATAGACAATCAAATGTTAGGGCAAAATGAACATGGGGCTTATCCTGGCCAGTCTGACTGCTTTTGGCCTGGCTGGAGAATCCATGCAAGCAACCTAACACGCCATAGACGTACTAAAACTATACAGATAGTTATAAAAGTTCTCATACAGACTAACGGCAATAGCAACGCCCTATATAGAGAAGGTATGCAATTGTGGAATCTTTCCCTCtgaatatttgaatttgaatataaTCCAGCTTTACCCAAAAAATAACCAAATCAATCACTTATACTTTTCTTTTGGCAAATAGACATAAATATAGTGATAATAGGTTCTTCCCAACCAGACTTTTTTTTTACCTTGACGACCTTCTCCAAATAAATCATCAGTACATGACATAACCAAAATTTATGAGCGCGCTGCCGCAGAGCATCGATCACAAACAAACAAACATAAGAGAAATCTCTATATGATCTACTAGAATAGTTTcagatacaaaaaaaaaaaaaagctgtaCTAAGAAATGGATTTCTGTTTAAGCCTATGGTGACAGCTCCCAACTAATGTTTCAAAGTTTTAGGTAGGCTGTCAGCAGAATACGAACATGCTCTTGTCAGAAGAAATCAGCCTTCGTGCAGAAGATGTTCCAACAATTCGTTCCAACTGCAGATTCGCAACAAGAGAGCTAAGTCAACGAGAATGCTGGCAGAGATTCACTTATTTAAGCACTTGACTACAACTAAACTGAATTTAGCAAGACGTGTACAAAAGAAATGCAACGTAAAGCCCAGCTATCAGTGCTGAGAGAAGAGCAGGCAGCCCATGTGAGGCAACTCACTGTacaggtttcaaaaaaaaaaaataacaGGTAAAAGTACTTGCAAACAAAAGCTCAAATCTGAACTACCGTTATTTTTGAACTATTGTTGGTTTCCTTGGAAGTTTTGACCATAAAAACAAGACAATCAGAAAGTATAATCTCAAATAGTTTTGCCACAGTACGAAATGATCGATAAAGTATGCAAATGACCGAACAAAACCAACATGACGGTAGTATTGTAAATTTCTGATGGAAACCAAACTACGTGAAACAGTGATCTCACCTTAAGAATATCCAGAGGAGAAAAAAGTACATTGCACTTCGGATTTGGTGATTCGCCAAGCATATTTACAAGCTGAAAGAAAAGGAAACCACAGGGTTCAAAGAGATAATTTTTAGGCCTTTTAACAGCACAAATTCAGACGCAGTGCATACTGCATACAATAGCAATCTAGTCGATACCTCTGGATAGAAATCTTTTCTCCCTGGCAATGAGTAGACAACCAAATGATGTCCTCCTCTAATCTGCATATTAATGGTAGAGTTATTAAACAGACACTCAAGTGCATTCTTGTAAAGTGACACCTAGAGCACGTCATAAGAAGTCCTCAAGGCCTTTTAGATGTTATGACCTTGTATCTGTGGAAGAAGTGAGATCTCTCACTATAGAGCAAGATCTTCTTCTGGCCCTCAAAAAACCAGAGTCTTGCACGTGATATATCCGGTTGTGACGTAGCCCTAATTAGAGCACATATACAGTTACTACATGCATAAGACCAAAAACTCTCAAAAATAAAGGAGGGCAGACCCAGTTTAgctgaagaagaaaaaaaagctaGCAGAAAAAGGTGCACTTACTCTCCAATTCTACAAAAGGACGCATCCTGAGATTTTAAAAAATTGCTCATCCTAATATATTCAAAATAGGAACTGACAAATAGCAACACTCCACCCTGCATATTGCATTAGTCAATTAGATAAACTTGGACATGACATTTCCAAACAAATACAGTAATATATTCAAAAGTAGCAACGGATGTGTCATTATGGAAATCCAGATAAGGAACTGTCAGATAATGTATATTTTCCTCCAATCACTTGACTGTTTCCAGACACGTCTATCACATTTACAAACAAAATTTACTGAAAAATGCACAAATTGCTGGTACATTTCTGGAAAATACTGTTGTAGAACTATCCTGAGTAATAAAAACGTTAAGTGAACTCCATGTGCTGACAAAGTGCACATGCCACTGCTACAAAATGATATGTTTGGTTGCATACATCCAAAATATCATGTGCTATCAGGTGTAACCCATGGTTTTCTTGAACTCTCCCCCATCAACATTTTAATTACCAGGGCCGGGTGGACATTTAGAACTACTCCTACCAACTTTGAGAAGTACCAAATTCAAGTGAACATGACAGCATTGCAGATATCAGGAGTATGGAAAAACAATACCTCATCTGACTCCTGAATCTTTGGGTATACCTGTAATAATAATTCACAAAATAGTCAATAATAGGGCCACAAGATATTTGTTAGAGCTGTTCCATATTTCTAGCAATCAAGAGTCAGGACCAAAGGTGTAAAACAAAAACTGTATGACTCCATAATTGTACACAGCACCTAAGACTGAAAGAAACTATGTGCGAGTCACATGTGGGCTCAGTACTTCTGTGTACTACCACATGCCCCAGCTTGTTCTGTCCGAGCTTGTTGCTAAATTTCAGTGTAGGTACGCACTCTGTCATACAATTGTCATGACATGTAATTTTGATGTCCGAGTTTTTGATAGTGACATAGCACTAAATTTGGATGATTGGTACCCTATGAGAGAAATTGGAGCAGCAGGGACATATATTGCTTGTTCCCTACCCTAAACCACATTTTTCTTCTCTGGGTCGTTGCTGGATATGAATCCAAATGTGGATACAATCGGTCACAAATATGAACCTAGTACAGAGCAAATCAAATACGGACATCCTCCCGTACAAATATTTAGTTGGATATTCTGTGAAACAAAAAACGTCTATTTCATAATATAAAAGATCAACTGATCTTACAAGTTTTTCAGAATGCAATAACATTACCAATTTAGCATGCAGCTTTTAGTCGGATATTGCATCAAGTCCAGATAAGAATTTAGGTTGGTTGTCATTACATAATTGTTTACATACAGTATTTCACACATGAATTATGTACTGTAAAGATGAGTGATAGTTTTGAAAATTAGAGGAGTGCCCTAAATTTCATAATGCATTATGAAGATGCAATACAAGCACAAAATGACTCACCCTTGTGCAGAAATAATCAAAGCGGGCATCATCAGATTCACCAACAGAAGATGCATCAAACCGTTCATACACCTGTGTAGTGATTAAACAATGAAAAACATATAAATTAGTATTGTTTTAGCACTAAGATACATGTCTGTTGAGTGAGTCCATCCAAAAATTGTAAAAAAAAACATCTAAGGAACAGCCCGGAATCCCTGAcatcaaagttttgttcggatgGACATATCTGCACAGCATAATAGCAACGATGCAACCGAGTATGAAGAGAAACGAGGAATTAACTGACCTGCCGTACTTCAagctgtattttgggaagaacacCTGTAAACTCAGTCACCAGCTTAACCTAAAAAATGTTGAGTTCCAGCATGTCAAAAAACATGAGTCCAACACTGCAAATGGATTAATTAATGACTTTCAGCATACTACATACCTTTCCCTCATAATTTGAGCATGATCCGTTAAATAAAGCATTCATTTCTGCACAGCAGGCAAAGAATTGAAAGATAAATAGGTATATGAATAAACAAGTACCAGGCATAACTCCAGTAGAGACATACACACTAGCAAGAACAACAATTGATACTAACATGGTTTTGAAGGCATTAAGGCGTCTTAAGGCGGAGGGGGGCGCTCTGACGCTTAGGCAACGCCTAGGCGCCTGAGGCGGCCGTTTTTCCGAGGAGGGGGGAGCCTGGACGCCTAAGcgacgcctttaaaaccatggATACTAAAGTAAATGCTGAACATGACTAAAAGAACTGGTATAATTCtagttgatattgaaaatctaatTGGATGATATAAGCTGAAGACTAAAAAAGTATGAGTCAAAATGATGGTCACAGTTCCACGTGAAATTCCATACCAGGTGTAAGATACGAGCTTAGGACTATTGTTTGCCGATAATAACGTGCATGCTGGTCTAGGTACCTGAGCCaaataaatgaaaatgtaagAAGCATATTATTGACCTGATAAACATCATAATCAATAAAAAATTGCAAGTCATTTGATATTCGCAATAAAGTAAGTTGATAACTTATAGTACAGCCTTAGAGCATGGCATAAATAAATAAATTACCATGGCCTAATCCGCATCACGTTGGCTACATGTTCTTTTGATGGCAACTGGTTTAGTTGTTCAAGAACAGAATGGAGATGTGACCAATTCTACATTCATAGATAACAGTCATTTGTATTAGCAGGCATCAGAAAACAAGTAGAGCAAGGTACTAGAGTTGGAGGTTAACCTGCATAGATATCACATCTGCGTGATCAACCACCACTATCTGCACAAAACAAATGTATTGATAGTTAGACCTCAACGAAAATAAGAAACAGCAGAATAGTGTGCACACTTGTTGTTCCTTTACACAGGGTCTTGTAGATGTTCAATTTGAAATTGATAGTTCCTTCAAAATAATGGCAAAATACTTGTCATCGCAATAAATTTAATCATTGTTTCCATGTGGACCATAGATGATTTACATATACTAATTGGTTTACATAAATAAAATAACATATAGGAATAGAGATAGTAGTAAACAGAAAATTGTAGTACTCCAGCCCAAATTAATTGGCACAGCCATATACTATGTCCAGTGCAAATGTACTCTTGAGCTGCGCCAATTAATTTGGGCCGGCGGGAGTATATGAATTAGAGTGGAACCAACTTCAATTGATGACAGGAAATCGGAATCATTTTCCTTGCCATGCCCCTTTTTCTTGACATCTTCACCTCCATCGATTTTCTGATATCAGGCAGGCATAATAAGGTAGAGAATACTGATATTTCAGCAAAAATGTGCACATGTAATCAGAATAAATAACTCATAGATGAGATGGATTTGGAAGCAAAGTAATGTGAGGGCACAAGGAGATCAAGCTTCTATTACAAATGAAACTGGTGCATAATGATGGAATAATAACAAAACAGATTTGTTGTTACAGAACAATTGGAAAACAGGATCCTGTTTTAGTTCTTCCAATTGGCTGTACCTACTCATTGATCGGCAAATCCAACAGCATCCTGATATGTCCCTCATACCTTTAAGTGTTTTCCACTTCTCCCTATATCAAAGTCACCTCCCTACCCAAACACCCTTCTTCAAAAACCTCCCTTTTTGCAAGAACACCTTCCTACCATTGTTGCTGCTTGCAATTGCCACAAAAGCCAGAACTGGCACCTTCTCCATATCGTATATCATAATATGGTATGTACCTCCGTCCATAGGTACTGCAATTGGCGCATCGACATGCTCCGTGGCCTTCCAAACAACAACATCACTGCTGACCTGCTATCGTTCATTTTCCTTGCCACCATTACTGACCAGCCTATACAAGTGTGGCCCTGGGAGCTGTCAGTCCTGCCACCCGATAACCTCACACTGTTAGGGACTCAAAATGCCCCTATATAAGGCCTGGAGGTTCACTGAACCCATCAGGTGTTTGTGCAACAAAAGTAGAATACTCCGTAGTATTTTCTAGCTGTTCCATACTCTCCCTGTTCCATTTTATTAGTTGTATTTTTTTCACGCACAGTGACCAACACATTGATTTGAGGGTAGTTTGGACGAAAATACCCTGGTTACAATATTGTTTAGAGTAATAATTATTGGTGGCTAATTAATGATCCTTACAATTCAGGAGGTGTAGAATCAGCATCTACTGGGATAAAAAGGAAATACAAACAATTCAGAATTTACCTACAAAACAAATACACCTAATAAAAAGGTACAGAGTATGTTTTTATACTGTGTGCAGTGCTAATTAGGACAGTGCTAAGTCAGAATTTACCTACAAAACAAATACACCTAATAAAAAGGTAGAGTATGTTTTATACTGTGTGCAGTGCTAATTAGGACAATAAACTATGGGGTGACACCAGAACGATAACAATATACAGCTGCTGCATGCATGAGTAATCATGACTAATTGAGTACACGAAGAAACCTTTGTTGAAGAGTACTTACAAGTTTAAGCGCTAAAGGAGATGCCACTATGATATCAGAAGCATAGAAGTTACTGTATAGCTTAACAGATTTCCTGCAGAAGCATTTGTTAAAACATTAACTTTTAAAAAGCCTTCTGTATTCGAATATAGTCCTAATGTTTGTTAACTTGAAAATAGATTTCCTGCAGAAGCATTTACATTGACATGGCCTTGGAGGTGCATTCTTGAAAGTAAAAGGCTATATTATGAAACTGTTTTCATGCCAAATCTATTGAAACCATTTTCACCTTAGCAACATCATAATAATTTACTTACAAGTTTATGTACATAAGAATAGTCAAGAGAGTGTGTGTCCAAACAGTAGCATTTTATGGGCAGATGGGCTATTATGAAATTACAGCTATTAAAACGTGATATATTAAAATTAACACAAAAATATACAATAGCTTCCATGACAACAAAAGTTTCCACCATGAAACCTATAACGCTAGTTAGCATAAGATAGTGGAAACACAAATTACGTCAGAAGTGAGTTTTTTACTTTCAAGAATGAAGACTACTGACCCTAAAACTCCAATTCTGAACATACAAGATAGAAAAAATGTAAGACCTTTAGTCAAGCAAGTGGCAATCCTTGTTTAGTATTTACAAATTCAGTGAGTAAAAAGGTCCATGACCAAAGAACGCTACCAAACAAGAGTCTGAACAAACAGCAAACCCAATATAtattagaatttctgtgatttgttCTGCTGAGTGTTTGATTAATCATTTACATGCTCATGATCAAGCCCATGATAGGCAATGAACTTGAATAAAAAATTGAGCTGTTGGAAAAGAAAAACTGTAGAGAGTACATGGTGGGCTGTGGACACACTTGTCTTCACAACCAGAAACTTATTATAAGGAATTATCAACGATCAAGCAAACTTACTTTGTATATTTTATCCCAAAAAGAAAGTGATCTTCAACATCCCCAGCAAAAAGAAGGTTAAAATCTGCGGGTTTCGAACTATTTTCAGTCTCCTCTTCATCGTCTGATTCATCAAACTCCTTTTTGAATAGTCCCATGGCATTATCCTACAAATGAAAGAATTCTCTAACTATTAGCACATAGAAAATAATCGCTGAACCAGCAATCGCAAATTATAGACAATGATCTGCAGATTTAAATGAACCTGATATTTAAATGTTGCCTGTAAGAGCAACTGCAAAAGTAAAAgtgtaccttttgtgtcaagggaGATAATTGGATTAATCTCTTCACTACACGCCGTGCACTGCTTTTGAGAGGTAATAAGAAAAGAACCTGGGGCCATGATAATAATACAAAAGAAAAGAGCAATAAGTTCACAGATAAAGATACAACAAAAATACTTACATAAATGAAGTGACAGCACGTTAGAAAATTTTGCTCAAATGTGTTTCGACTATGTGACAATACCTTTGGACGTGTAAAACCCTGATCACGGTACAAGTTGTCATCCAGAATATCTGTGTTAGCATCATTCCTAAGCTTCGCGTCATTTTTAATGACAACATCTCTTGTTCTATGAACATGACTCAACTGACGTTGCCATAACATTGCACATTAGTCAGAACCATAACAGGTATAGTAATAATGTTACCAAACAGAGATTTTGAAACTTACAGCATGCATAATATATGCATCCATAGTACTGGAATCCACCTTACTACCCTTAAGGTAAAATGGCTTCTTATTACAATGCATTATGTCGCGATAACTATTACCTGTAATAAGCAATTAAGATTAGAATTACACTTAATAAAGGTGACAGAGAGCCACCATGCATCATTTTAGCCAGGAAACATGACATGGAAAGCAATAATTTATCTTAAATTTACTTAATTATAAGGAAAGAATGGAGCATGTAACTTCGTATGCTAAAACTATTTTGGTAACAACTTTTTTTCAAAATTGCAAGAATATGGATCCAAAACAGACGTGCACAACAGAATCTATGGGATAGGGGAACCAGAAAAGGTACTTTCTGTCTCTATATTGCCAAAATTACTAAGACGGGCACCTAACAAAGTAGGATtagtatatacttgttttgcagAGGGGCACACACACACATAGACACCCACCGAAAAGATGTTTAGCCTGTTTGTTTAACAAAATAGTTTCTGCTCTTCAGACCGAGTGGACGGTGGAGGCAATGTAATAAATAAGAAGTCCACATTTGAATCAGTTTGAGAGTCTTAAAGGTACTTTTTTCAAAATTGCAAGAATATGGATCCAAAACAGACATGCACAACAGAATCTATAGGATAGGGGAACCAGAAAAGGTACTTTCTGACTCTATATTGCCAAAATTACTAAGAAGGGCACCTGACAAAGTAGGATtagtgtatatacttgtttttcaGAGGGGCACACACACATAGATACCCACCGAAAAGATGTTTAGCTTGTTTGTTTAACAAAGTAGTTTCTGCTCTTCAGGCCGAGTGGACAGTGGAGGCAATGTAATAAATGAGAAGTCCACATTTGAATCAGTTTGAGAGCCTTAAAGGTACTTTTTTCAAAATTGCAAGAATATGGATCCAAAACAGACATGCACAACAGAATCTATAGGATAGGGGAACCAGAAAAGGTACTTTCTGTCTCTATATTGCCAAAATTACTAAGACGGGCACCTGACAAAGTAGGATtagtgtatatacttgttttgcagAGGGGCACACACACATAGATACCCACCGAAAAGATGTTTAGCTTGTTTGTTTAACAAAATAGTTTCTGCTCTTCAGGCCGAGTGGACAGTGGAGGCAATGTAATAAATGAGAAGTCCACATTTGAATCATTTTGAGAGCCTTAAAGGGCTTTAAAATCTCTATTCCCCTATTTATAGAATGGATAGAGAAGCTCCTCTTGGCTTCTTTGGGAACAAATTTTCTGTCTAGTTTACTTTGGAGAAGTTTAGAGTTGCCAAGTAACCACACACAAACATGTAAAAGAAGTATATGATCATGTGGAATTTAGACTTGTAAATCCTGATCCAACTAAATTTATGGCCACTTTTTTGTAGCTGGGTTGTGCTACAAAATTAATTAGCAATACGGATCCTTgctaattccaaaaaaaaaagctCGATTATATTCCTCTAGAGCAGCAATATTTAGTACCCAATATATGAAAATCTAGTAAAGGCAAGTGCTTTTACAAGGGACCAATGTTAACCCCAGCCGCTTAAATGT
It includes:
- the LOC127291910 gene encoding protein NUCLEOLAR FACTOR 1-like; the protein is MDDYLEKAVEPPVPSTNGAGEKDRSSRRRDLEERGSKRPRSGEDGKEKVREKDEGRDRDFSSFQRHVSHVLTNDQVTALLKQKNKYKWEMPAVDIPKSKWVGTGENMQGAPDDPFVDVKGKLRDHWQNTLSDNLNSRLRFFSLCNSYRDIMHCNKKPFYLKGSKVDSSTMDAYIMHALSHVHRTRDVVIKNDAKLRNDANTDILDDNLYRDQGFTRPKVLFLLPLKSSARRVVKRLIQLSPLTQKDNAMGLFKKEFDESDDEEETENSSKPADFNLLFAGDVEDHFLFGIKYTKKSVKLYSNFYASDIIVASPLALKLKIDGGEDVKKKGHGKENDSDFLSSIEIVVVDHADVISMQNWSHLHSVLEQLNQLPSKEHVANVMRIRPWYLDQHARYYRQTIVLSSYLTPEMNALFNGSCSNYEGKVKLVTEFTGVLPKIQLEVRQVYERFDASSVGESDDARFDYFCTRVYPKIQESDEGGVLLFVSSYFEYIRMSNFLKSQDASFCRIGEATSQPDISRARLWFFEGQKKILLYSERSHFFHRYKIRGGHHLVVYSLPGRKDFYPELVNMLGESPNPKCNVLFSPLDILKLERIVGTSSARRLISSDKSMFVFC